A stretch of Kryptolebias marmoratus isolate JLee-2015 linkage group LG24, ASM164957v2, whole genome shotgun sequence DNA encodes these proteins:
- the LOC108240221 gene encoding E3 ubiquitin-protein ligase rnf168-like codes for MVLCEDGECSVCLLPYSRMDRIPRVLHCRHTFCEPCLETISRVRSGLLTVPCPLCRRVTGIGLGLSLQEALWVNDKLWEQIPEEADAEEEDGRKQKAEDERMEAKQRPSFQAECVSPRPATAKLKLPAFFRRFSLTKQPQQERIIPGSNVEMKSWRRLSADETF; via the exons ATGGTCCTGTGTGAGGATGGAGAGTGTAGCGTTTGCCTCTTGCCATATTCCCGCATGGACAGGATCCCCAGGGTGCTTCACTGCAGGCACACCTTCTGCGAGCCCTGCCTGGAGACGATATCGCGGGTCAGAAGTGGACTTCTCACCGTGCCCTGCCCTCTGTGCCGACGGGTGACCGGCATAGGCCTCGGCCTCAGCCTCCAGGAAGCCCTGTGGGTCAACGACAAGCTCTGGGAGCAGATACCAGAGGAGGCggatgcagaggaggaggatgggcgAAAGCAAAAGGCAGAGGACGAGAGGATGGAGGCTAAACAGCGGCCCTCATTCCAGGCAGAGTG CGTTTCGCCCAGGCCTGCTACAGCCAAGCTCAAACTGCCAGCGTTCTTCAGGAGGTTCAGTCTGACGAAGCAGCCGCAGCAGGAGAGGATCATCCCCGGCAGTAATGT GGAGATGAAATCGTGGCGCAGACTCTCAGCtgatgaaactttttaa